A window from Hymenobacter volaticus encodes these proteins:
- a CDS encoding PP2C family protein-serine/threonine phosphatase, with amino-acid sequence MPNAVPITAEKRLFLKDRELGALLEITQAINQDLGEPALYKIFQFTLLGQLNIRRLVLYVKDEGVWHCVVSFGAQLPDYCRIPLPEVIIQNCTAAPAPVSSLSLDANWWLLETVIPVVRNEEVVAYVFIGNMHEDYASGEATKFLETLSNILLGAIENRRLGRQRIAAAAMRKEIEIAQEVQTMLFPRVLPNDAHVAVAASYVPHTAVGGDYYDVVTLDNDRFLFCIADVSGKGVAASLLMSNFQAGLRTLLRQQADLATVANELNNLIFRNAGGDKFITVFFGLYDRTTRRLQYVNAGHNDPLLLSDQDTVLLLKEGTIMLGVMDELPMLKVGEVEVPPRTLLLSYTDGLTEVFNAEHDEFGEEGVLRVLRQNRFLPLPRLHEELLKEIQSFNANDSHFADDITILSCRFK; translated from the coding sequence ATGCCTAACGCTGTTCCTATAACCGCTGAAAAACGGCTCTTTCTGAAGGACCGGGAGTTGGGGGCGCTGCTGGAAATCACGCAGGCCATCAACCAGGATCTTGGCGAGCCCGCTCTTTACAAGATATTTCAGTTCACGCTGTTGGGGCAACTCAATATTCGGCGGCTAGTACTCTATGTGAAAGACGAAGGCGTGTGGCACTGCGTGGTGTCTTTTGGGGCGCAACTGCCCGACTACTGCCGGATTCCGTTACCAGAGGTGATAATCCAGAACTGCACCGCTGCGCCCGCACCCGTCAGCAGCCTGTCGCTCGATGCGAATTGGTGGTTACTTGAAACCGTTATTCCGGTGGTGCGCAACGAGGAGGTAGTGGCCTACGTGTTCATTGGCAACATGCACGAGGACTATGCCAGCGGTGAGGCCACCAAGTTCTTGGAAACGCTAAGCAACATTTTGCTCGGGGCCATCGAAAACCGGCGGCTCGGTCGGCAGCGCATAGCAGCTGCGGCCATGCGCAAGGAAATCGAAATTGCGCAGGAAGTGCAAACCATGCTGTTCCCGCGCGTGCTGCCCAACGACGCCCACGTTGCCGTGGCGGCTTCCTACGTGCCGCACACCGCCGTAGGAGGCGACTACTACGATGTCGTTACGCTCGACAATGACCGTTTCTTGTTTTGCATTGCCGACGTATCAGGCAAGGGTGTAGCTGCTTCTTTGCTGATGTCGAACTTCCAGGCGGGCTTGCGCACGCTGCTCCGTCAGCAAGCCGACTTGGCTACGGTTGCCAACGAGCTTAACAACCTAATTTTCCGCAATGCTGGCGGCGACAAGTTCATCACCGTTTTCTTCGGTCTTTACGACCGAACCACGCGCCGCCTGCAATACGTGAACGCCGGTCACAACGACCCGCTGTTGTTGTCCGACCAGGACACTGTGCTTCTGCTCAAAGAAGGGACTATTATGCTCGGCGTAATGGATGAACTGCCCATGCTGAAAGTAGGAGAGGTGGAAGTGCCTCCGCGTACGCTACTGCTTTCTTATACCGATGGATTAACAGAAGTATTCAATGCGGAACACGATGAGTTTGGCGAGGAGGGCGTACTACGCGTGCTGCGACAAAACCGCTTTCTACCGCTGCCTCGTTTGCACGAGGAACTGCTAAAAGAAATCCAGTCGTTCAACGCCAATGACAGTCATTTTGCCGATGACATCACGATTCTGAGCTGCCGGTTCAAGTAA
- a CDS encoding class I SAM-dependent methyltransferase: MTVNEFFDLLLEELKSNQQLTSYYKFLESPASFEFRKSYVIQRLHYIQDHLPNREAAILDCGCGYGTTAIFLALNGYKVHGTTLEFYFKHIPERLRYWSQFGDVSGFTYSYENLFDSPPAPASYDHIIIQDTLHHLEPLQDALRIFHQALRPAGNLIIVEENGGNVVQNLKLYLRRGNKRIITIYDEQLQKDILLGNENIRNLATWRKELAKQGLYIYPADVQYIRLFPPFMFKNGNSKELMAREGKIWRTNSLLKENLFFGLNFVVGKTPTPVAKSA, from the coding sequence ATGACGGTTAATGAATTCTTTGATTTGTTGCTAGAAGAGTTAAAAAGCAATCAGCAACTAACTAGCTACTACAAGTTTTTAGAAAGCCCGGCGAGCTTTGAATTTCGCAAATCGTACGTTATCCAGCGCTTACATTACATTCAAGATCATCTACCCAATCGAGAAGCCGCTATCTTGGACTGCGGCTGCGGCTATGGTACCACCGCTATTTTTCTGGCTCTGAACGGTTATAAGGTGCACGGCACCACGCTAGAATTTTACTTCAAACACATTCCGGAGCGCCTGCGGTACTGGTCGCAGTTTGGTGATGTATCGGGCTTCACGTACAGCTACGAGAACTTATTCGATTCGCCTCCGGCTCCGGCTTCCTACGACCACATTATCATCCAGGATACGCTGCACCACCTCGAGCCGCTGCAAGACGCGCTTCGCATCTTCCATCAGGCGTTGCGCCCTGCTGGCAACTTGATTATCGTGGAAGAAAACGGCGGCAACGTAGTGCAGAATCTTAAGCTCTACCTACGCCGCGGCAATAAACGCATCATCACCATTTATGATGAGCAGCTCCAAAAAGACATTCTACTCGGCAACGAAAACATCCGCAATCTGGCCACGTGGCGCAAAGAATTAGCTAAACAGGGACTGTACATCTACCCAGCCGACGTGCAGTACATTCGACTTTTCCCGCCGTTTATGTTCAAGAACGGTAACTCAAAGGAGTTGATGGCCCGCGAAGGGAAGATATGGCGCACCAATTCGCTGTTGAAAGAAAACCTGTTTTTCGGGCTCAACTTCGTGGTCGGCAAAACACCAACTCCAGTAGCTAAATCGGCTTAG